From Scytonema millei VB511283, the proteins below share one genomic window:
- a CDS encoding efflux RND transporter periplasmic adaptor subunit, with translation MSRKQGKHKFRSGMQWLAWSATLAGICLASGLGYFLVFNSTAEPVMVQMVAVETGTVENTIDESGTVELQGQRTIKSPTEGAVDRVLVQPGNQVKADQVLVILRYPERQTALANQQLKILEAQATLVRNRQKILEAQEQLIADEKIRKKLDALAQEGAVAQQQVQELEDKVRQNEADIRNAQLEAQNATIQLQIEQLQRQSIQQKLQDTLVRSPLDGTVLGVSVKNGDGVELRTDLLTVGDPAQVKIKLLLSPLNAAQVRVNQVVRVSAIAPNAKTFTGKIQSVYPQAVTPEESQKQSGRSGSSERSNQPRVPATVKLDTPTRSLIPGSGVNVEIVLEQRRNVLVLNSEVIQRTEQRPFVWVKDSQNKAQKRYLKLGLEGLLTAEIAAGLNFGEKVILPPAETTLTPGTPVISGQ, from the coding sequence GTGAGCAGAAAACAGGGAAAGCACAAATTTCGTTCTGGTATGCAATGGCTAGCTTGGTCGGCGACTCTAGCCGGAATTTGCTTAGCTAGCGGGCTGGGTTACTTCCTAGTTTTCAATTCCACTGCCGAACCAGTGATGGTACAAATGGTAGCCGTAGAAACAGGAACCGTAGAAAATACAATTGATGAAAGCGGTACTGTAGAACTTCAGGGACAACGAACGATCAAGTCGCCTACTGAAGGTGCTGTCGATCGCGTCTTAGTACAGCCGGGAAATCAAGTGAAAGCCGATCAGGTACTCGTCATTCTCCGCTATCCCGAGCGCCAAACCGCTTTAGCTAACCAGCAATTGAAAATACTAGAGGCGCAAGCTACTTTGGTACGCAATCGTCAAAAAATCTTGGAGGCTCAGGAACAGTTAATTGCTGATGAAAAAATTCGTAAAAAACTAGACGCTTTGGCACAGGAAGGAGCCGTAGCGCAACAACAAGTCCAAGAGCTAGAGGATAAAGTGCGGCAAAATGAAGCTGACATCCGCAACGCTCAATTAGAGGCTCAGAATGCGACAATCCAACTTCAGATCGAGCAACTTCAGCGTCAAAGCATTCAGCAAAAACTCCAAGATACATTAGTGCGATCGCCTTTAGATGGAACAGTTTTGGGAGTCAGCGTCAAAAATGGTGATGGAGTTGAATTGCGTACCGATCTACTGACAGTTGGCGATCCGGCACAAGTGAAAATCAAACTTTTGCTTTCTCCCCTGAACGCCGCCCAAGTCAGAGTCAATCAAGTGGTTCGCGTCAGCGCGATCGCTCCTAACGCCAAAACGTTTACTGGTAAAATTCAAAGCGTATATCCCCAGGCAGTGACTCCCGAAGAAAGTCAAAAACAAAGCGGTCGTAGTGGTAGTAGCGAGCGATCGAATCAACCTAGAGTACCCGCAACTGTCAAACTCGACACCCCAACGCGATCGCTCATTCCTGGCAGCGGCGTAAACGTTGAGATCGTACTAGAGCAGCGGCGCAATGTCCTAGTCTTGAATTCAGAAGTGATTCAACGCACCGAACAGCGTCCTTTTGTTTGGGTAAAAGATAGTCAAAACAAAGCTCAGAAACGATATCTTAAATTAGGTTTAGAAGGATTACTCACCGCCGAAATTGCTGCTGGACTGAACTTTGGCGAAAAAGTCATTTTACCCCCTGCCGAAACCACCCTAACCCCAGGAACGCCAGTTATCAGTGGTCAGTGA
- a CDS encoding glycosyltransferase family A protein yields MTKVTVALTTYNRSQLLKLSLASVLAQDYPDFGVMVLDNASTDDTEAVVRSLAEGDDRVTYIRNETNIGGLGNWNLAIELNTSPYLTILSDDDLMLPGLIGASARVLDEHPQVGFSFAMVRLIDADGNSLDLQHTGNISGGLVKGLDFLEQTISWQGCPVYTSSLFFRASALAVVGQFDSPHSKHTFDLTTIYRLAAKFDIFFLARELAQVRLHPGQITETDWRFDRNGPIGVIAEIIDAVAYLLQSDRARDENYRQWLAERFLALHARQSEYTQMALPHMQQTWEERLQLATQEIARLIPPEEAYMLVDDGQWQGEAIASTPAIPFLEKDGQYWGAPPDDATAIQELERWQSKGVQFIVFGWSAFWWFDYYSGLERYLRSHCHCVLKNTRLVVYSLQP; encoded by the coding sequence ATGACCAAAGTTACCGTAGCACTAACCACATACAATCGATCGCAGTTACTCAAACTCAGTTTGGCAAGTGTCTTAGCTCAAGACTATCCAGACTTTGGGGTGATGGTTCTCGATAATGCTTCGACAGACGATACTGAAGCAGTCGTGCGATCGCTTGCCGAAGGCGACGATCGCGTCACTTATATTCGTAATGAAACGAATATTGGCGGTTTAGGTAACTGGAACCTAGCTATTGAATTAAATACTAGTCCTTATTTAACAATTTTGAGCGATGACGATTTGATGCTACCGGGGTTGATCGGCGCATCTGCCCGAGTCTTAGACGAGCATCCGCAAGTGGGGTTTTCATTTGCAATGGTGAGACTGATCGATGCTGATGGTAACTCCCTAGACTTGCAGCACACGGGAAACATTTCTGGTGGTTTGGTCAAGGGTCTCGATTTTCTCGAACAGACGATTTCCTGGCAGGGTTGTCCGGTTTATACTTCTAGTTTATTTTTCCGCGCTTCAGCGCTGGCAGTCGTAGGACAGTTTGATAGTCCCCATTCCAAGCATACATTTGACTTGACGACGATCTATCGGCTGGCTGCCAAGTTCGACATCTTCTTTTTAGCCCGAGAACTCGCTCAAGTCCGCCTGCACCCAGGACAAATTACCGAAACAGACTGGCGCTTCGATCGCAACGGACCTATTGGTGTCATTGCTGAAATTATCGATGCGGTAGCTTATCTTTTACAAAGCGATCGCGCTAGGGACGAGAACTATCGCCAATGGCTTGCCGAGCGCTTCCTCGCCCTGCACGCACGTCAAAGCGAATACACGCAAATGGCTCTACCCCACATGCAACAAACTTGGGAAGAACGATTGCAATTAGCTACCCAGGAAATTGCTCGGTTAATCCCCCCAGAAGAAGCCTACATGCTTGTTGATGACGGTCAGTGGCAAGGGGAAGCGATCGCCTCTACACCAGCTATTCCTTTCCTTGAAAAAGACGGGCAGTACTGGGGCGCGCCACCAGATGACGCAACGGCAATTCAAGAACTGGAACGGTGGCAAAGCAAAGGGGTGCAGTTTATCGTTTTTGGCTGGTCGGCGTTTTGGTGGTTCGATTACTATTCTGGACTGGAACGTTACTTGCGCTCCCATTGCCACTGTGTATTGAAAAATACTCGCCTTGTTGTATATAGCCTTCAACCATGA
- a CDS encoding ABC transporter ATP-binding protein: MPPCLPCLPCPPCLPDSRTGGFPNPPLPTPDSRLPMIIILARKTLRYLLPYRFLFLVAIAQVILLNALELLKPWPLKLIIDNVQVGGQPLPWEFLKGLSREQLLLAICIGLVLIYLLWGSLSLLHNYTTISIGQRMVNDLRGDLYSHLQRLSLAFHNRQQVGDLLYRIATDTYAIQSLTMNTAIPILSAVVFLVGMFVIMVQLDPLLTFLALSVCPALFITLSLLNRPINKAATQSHQQESVVYSLVQRNISAMRIIQAFTKEDEEHNKFMAASRESLAARLRLYNLQSLYSGVVSLVSAVGTALVVWVAANQVLAGELTVGELVLFTSYLASLYDPINSISQTYGMTQWAQVGVMRVFEILDIERDLPEGTKTFPRVGAKGEIVWDSVSFDYLPNQPTLKHINLRVRAGEKVAIVGPTGAGKSTLVSLLPRFYDPQVGRVTIDGVDVREFQLKSLRRQIGMVLQPPIVFPLSFRENIAYGRPDAALSEVVSAARLARIHDLIVSTPEGYDTVVGERGATLSEGERQRLTIARAILLDAPILILDEPTSSVDAETEALIMEGLDRLTVGRTTLIIAHRLSTVRQADSIVVLRAGQIVEQGTFAELMSQKSAFAALYRTQFSLQGEK; encoded by the coding sequence TTGCCTCCTTGTCTCCCTTGTCTCCCTTGTCCTCCTTGTCTTCCCGACTCTCGTACGGGCGGGTTTCCAAACCCACCCCTACCGACTCCCGACTCCCGACTCCCAATGATAATAATCCTCGCCCGTAAAACCTTACGCTACCTTCTGCCCTACCGCTTCCTATTTTTAGTGGCGATCGCGCAGGTGATTTTGCTGAATGCTTTAGAATTGCTGAAGCCTTGGCCCCTCAAGCTAATTATCGACAACGTACAGGTTGGCGGTCAGCCGCTACCGTGGGAATTTTTAAAAGGCTTGTCTCGCGAGCAGCTACTTTTGGCGATCTGTATCGGACTGGTGCTGATCTATCTACTTTGGGGCAGTCTGTCACTATTACATAACTACACGACTATTAGCATCGGTCAGCGCATGGTCAACGATCTGCGCGGCGACCTCTACAGCCACTTACAACGCCTTTCTCTAGCTTTTCACAATCGCCAACAAGTAGGAGATTTACTCTACCGCATCGCTACCGATACCTATGCAATTCAAAGCTTGACGATGAACACCGCGATCCCCATCCTCTCAGCAGTGGTGTTTTTGGTGGGGATGTTTGTCATCATGGTGCAGCTCGATCCGTTACTAACTTTCTTAGCGCTGAGCGTTTGTCCGGCTTTGTTTATCACGCTGTCGCTGTTAAATCGCCCGATCAACAAAGCAGCAACTCAATCTCACCAGCAAGAGAGCGTGGTTTATTCGCTCGTGCAGCGGAATATCTCTGCCATGCGGATCATCCAGGCGTTTACCAAAGAAGATGAAGAACACAACAAGTTCATGGCGGCGAGTCGGGAGAGCTTAGCGGCACGATTGCGGCTTTACAATCTCCAAAGTCTCTACTCTGGGGTAGTCAGTTTAGTTAGCGCCGTGGGTACTGCCTTAGTCGTGTGGGTTGCTGCCAATCAAGTATTGGCTGGTGAATTGACGGTGGGCGAGTTGGTGTTGTTTACCTCTTACCTTGCCTCACTTTACGACCCAATTAATAGTATCAGTCAAACCTACGGAATGACTCAGTGGGCGCAGGTGGGCGTGATGCGAGTCTTTGAAATTTTGGATATCGAGCGAGATCTGCCAGAGGGAACTAAAACATTCCCTAGAGTTGGAGCTAAGGGGGAAATTGTTTGGGATAGTGTCAGTTTCGATTATCTGCCCAACCAGCCGACGTTGAAACACATTAATTTGCGCGTGCGAGCGGGGGAGAAAGTGGCAATTGTCGGTCCCACGGGAGCGGGAAAATCAACTTTAGTTAGTCTATTACCTCGCTTTTACGATCCGCAAGTCGGTCGAGTCACGATTGATGGAGTTGACGTACGAGAGTTTCAACTGAAGTCCTTGCGCCGTCAGATTGGCATGGTGCTGCAACCGCCGATCGTTTTTCCCCTTAGCTTTCGGGAGAATATCGCCTACGGTCGCCCCGATGCCGCGCTGTCAGAGGTTGTGTCTGCTGCCCGTCTTGCCCGAATTCACGATTTAATTGTCAGTACGCCCGAAGGATACGACACGGTCGTAGGGGAGAGGGGAGCGACTCTTTCAGAAGGGGAAAGACAACGCTTGACGATCGCCCGGGCAATTTTACTAGACGCACCGATTTTAATCTTGGACGAACCCACCTCCTCAGTGGATGCCGAAACTGAAGCGCTGATTATGGAAGGATTAGACCGACTTACCGTCGGACGGACGACCTTAATTATTGCTCACCGACTCTCAACCGTGCGTCAGGCTGATTCGATTGTCGTGTTACGAGCTGGGCAGATTGTCGAACAAGGTACATTTGCCGAATTGATGAGTCAAAAGAGTGCATTTGCGGCGCTCTACCGTACCCAGTTCAGTTTACAGGGGGAGAAATAA
- a CDS encoding glycosyltransferase, with translation MSLPCSSFSYAPLVTREAVTAQGKFLYVNDRKFFLKGVSYGPFSQATHGTPFPEKQVVEKDFALMVELGANCIRTYTVPPVWLLDLAAAYGLRIVVGIPWAEHICFLSSSAVRAEIRGAIADGVRACRDSPATFAYLVGNEIPPDVVRWHGAKQVRAFLRDLVSVAKDGDPTALVSYANYPCTEYLDIDFTDFLSFNVYLHKEKDFRSYLARLHNLAEDKPLVLSEFGIDSIREGVEGQAQILDRKLASSFKTGAAGTIVFSWTDEWFTGGFAIQDWAFGLVDRDRHKKPAFYSVQQYYQSLLPPQLLEYPKVSVVVCTYNAERTLDSCLASLERLNYPNYEVIVVNDGSTDASLEIARKYDYIRLITQENKGLSVARNVGIAAAEGEIIAYTDSDCVADPDWLIYLVDKFLSSGLSAVGGPNLPPPEDALIPACVAVSPGGPTHVLLNDEVAEHIAGCNMAFRRAALAEIGGFDPLFHAAGDDVDLCWRLQDQGYTIGFSPAAIVWHFRRNTVAAYLKQQRGYGKAEALVYFKHPYRFNLLGQPRWFGRIYGGLYSTFLIGQPTIYSGVFGRGFFQMLYQPPASLFGYLPLTLEWNLAIALFGALSLLSSHFPWVAIVMLLISWGWSVAAAVQAPIDSRFQGIKARLLVATLIYLGPLVRSLERYRWRFKGLTQMDAIECDRLTQKPEVVWHKSAFYLSYWTEAGMEKESLLLGAMELLGSRKYFIIPDRGWSSWDLEVYRGIWSKAQIKVCTENHGSGKRLLRVRCGLKLTQLAKMTAIACISLAVAAIALGRTELGAIATIASTITATTILYQHIRLGRILYYVMESVAQRLYLLPTSNMDDGQ, from the coding sequence ATGAGTCTGCCGTGTTCTAGCTTCAGTTATGCACCGCTGGTCACCAGGGAAGCAGTCACAGCTCAGGGTAAGTTTTTATACGTTAACGATCGCAAGTTTTTTCTCAAAGGAGTGAGTTACGGTCCCTTCTCTCAGGCAACTCACGGCACTCCCTTTCCTGAAAAACAGGTTGTCGAGAAAGACTTTGCCTTGATGGTAGAACTAGGAGCGAACTGTATCCGCACGTATACCGTTCCCCCTGTATGGCTGTTGGATCTGGCAGCAGCTTACGGTCTGAGGATCGTGGTCGGTATTCCTTGGGCTGAGCATATCTGTTTTTTGAGTTCCTCTGCCGTCCGAGCAGAGATTCGAGGCGCGATCGCTGATGGCGTGCGAGCCTGTCGTGACAGCCCTGCTACATTTGCCTATCTAGTCGGTAACGAGATCCCGCCAGATGTCGTTCGCTGGCATGGAGCTAAGCAAGTTCGAGCTTTCCTGAGAGATTTGGTTTCGGTTGCCAAGGATGGAGATCCAACCGCACTTGTTAGTTATGCTAACTACCCCTGTACTGAGTATTTAGATATTGACTTCACTGATTTTTTATCCTTCAACGTCTATCTACACAAGGAAAAAGACTTTCGCAGTTACCTAGCGCGGCTGCACAATCTAGCAGAAGATAAGCCACTAGTACTAAGCGAGTTCGGCATCGATTCTATCCGCGAGGGTGTAGAGGGGCAAGCTCAGATTCTCGATCGCAAATTGGCATCGAGTTTCAAAACCGGAGCAGCAGGCACGATTGTCTTTTCTTGGACAGACGAGTGGTTTACTGGCGGGTTTGCGATTCAAGACTGGGCGTTCGGTTTAGTCGATCGCGATCGGCACAAAAAGCCAGCATTCTATAGCGTGCAGCAGTATTATCAATCGCTGCTACCACCACAACTACTTGAATATCCCAAAGTCTCGGTGGTTGTCTGTACTTACAATGCCGAACGAACTCTAGACAGTTGCCTCGCCTCGCTAGAGCGGCTCAATTACCCTAATTATGAAGTGATTGTGGTTAATGATGGATCTACAGACGCTAGCTTAGAAATTGCTCGGAAATATGACTATATTCGTTTAATTACTCAAGAAAACAAGGGATTGAGTGTCGCTCGCAATGTCGGGATCGCCGCTGCTGAAGGCGAAATTATTGCCTATACTGATTCTGATTGCGTTGCCGACCCAGACTGGTTAATTTACCTGGTAGATAAATTTCTCAGTTCAGGACTTTCAGCCGTTGGTGGTCCCAACTTGCCCCCACCAGAAGATGCTTTAATCCCTGCTTGTGTGGCAGTGTCTCCTGGTGGTCCTACCCATGTCTTACTGAACGATGAAGTAGCAGAACATATTGCTGGCTGTAACATGGCTTTTCGCCGAGCAGCGCTAGCGGAAATTGGCGGTTTCGATCCGTTGTTTCACGCTGCTGGCGATGATGTCGATCTGTGCTGGCGGTTACAAGACCAAGGCTATACGATTGGCTTTAGTCCCGCCGCGATCGTCTGGCACTTTCGCCGCAATACCGTAGCCGCTTATTTAAAACAACAACGAGGCTATGGCAAGGCAGAAGCTCTAGTCTACTTCAAACACCCCTATCGCTTTAATCTGTTGGGACAACCCCGTTGGTTCGGCAGAATTTACGGCGGACTTTACTCCACTTTTCTCATCGGTCAACCGACTATTTATTCAGGAGTGTTCGGTCGCGGCTTTTTTCAGATGTTGTATCAACCTCCAGCCTCTCTGTTTGGCTATCTCCCTCTAACTTTAGAGTGGAACCTAGCGATCGCCCTCTTTGGTGCTTTATCGCTGTTATCCAGTCACTTCCCTTGGGTTGCCATCGTCATGCTGTTAATTTCCTGGGGTTGGTCTGTGGCTGCTGCCGTACAAGCACCAATTGATTCCCGTTTTCAGGGCATAAAAGCGCGTTTGTTGGTCGCAACGTTAATTTACTTAGGTCCACTGGTTCGCAGTCTAGAGAGGTATCGCTGGCGGTTTAAGGGACTAACTCAGATGGATGCGATCGAGTGCGATCGCCTCACGCAAAAACCCGAAGTTGTTTGGCACAAGTCTGCCTTTTACTTGTCCTATTGGACGGAAGCCGGGATGGAGAAAGAAAGTTTGCTGTTGGGGGCGATGGAACTGCTTGGATCTCGCAAGTACTTTATCATTCCCGATCGCGGTTGGAGCAGTTGGGACTTGGAAGTTTATCGAGGCATCTGGTCGAAGGCTCAGATCAAAGTTTGTACCGAAAACCACGGTAGCGGTAAACGGCTGCTGCGCGTACGGTGTGGATTGAAGCTGACGCAGCTCGCTAAAATGACAGCGATCGCCTGTATCTCACTAGCAGTTGCCGCGATCGCCCTCGGCAGGACTGAACTGGGGGCGATCGCAACGATCGCGAGTACGATTACTGCTACTACAATTCTGTATCAACACATCCGCCTCGGTCGCATTCTCTACTACGTCATGGAGAGCGTAGCACAAAGGCTTTATTTATTGCCAACATCAAACATGGACGATGGGCAATAG
- a CDS encoding ABC transporter permease codes for MSLSPIELLVLTFYSLRSNPLRSALTALGVFMGVAAVSATLQVGSISRIVIAQRLAERDAPQIMVGLNWQAGSDLSAQMSLADLEFFRQRLSGLRASSGAAWVGSAETIFQTEEASPQMMAVTPDFLLTLGRPLEAGRFFTAADFANYRPVVAIDRFLADKLFKDGQAVGQRLYANNRPYVVVGVVPTKMQENAPPEGQLLVPLPVYSSLTGSRAVDTIQLRPRRIEDLEAFGNQVQQLLAQRFPGRSYWAWNNVADIIQQQKIMQLASQALTVVGAISLLVGGVGIANITIASVIERTPEIGLRRALGATQQDIMAQFILEVALLSLIGGTIAIGTVHGIAVAVSDTFGLPYQFEPSTASLALASALLVGMGAGFIPALRASQLDPVKALRSE; via the coding sequence ATGAGCCTTTCACCCATCGAACTACTAGTCCTCACCTTTTACTCTTTGCGTAGTAATCCCCTGCGTTCTGCTTTGACGGCGTTAGGCGTATTTATGGGTGTGGCAGCAGTTAGCGCTACGCTTCAAGTTGGCAGCATCAGCCGGATTGTGATTGCCCAGAGATTAGCAGAAAGAGACGCGCCTCAGATTATGGTAGGGCTAAATTGGCAAGCAGGCAGCGACTTGAGCGCTCAAATGAGCCTAGCAGATTTGGAATTTTTCCGCCAACGGCTCTCTGGCTTACGGGCAAGTAGCGGCGCAGCTTGGGTAGGCTCGGCTGAAACTATATTTCAAACTGAAGAAGCTAGTCCTCAGATGATGGCAGTGACCCCAGATTTTTTACTCACCTTGGGTAGACCGTTGGAAGCAGGACGGTTCTTTACTGCTGCTGATTTCGCCAACTATCGACCTGTGGTTGCGATCGATCGCTTTCTGGCGGATAAGCTATTCAAAGATGGTCAAGCAGTCGGACAACGCCTTTATGCTAACAATAGACCCTACGTAGTAGTGGGAGTCGTACCGACTAAAATGCAGGAAAACGCACCACCTGAAGGACAATTGTTAGTACCGCTACCAGTTTATAGTTCTCTTACAGGTAGCCGTGCTGTCGATACAATTCAGCTTCGTCCTCGCCGGATTGAAGACCTTGAAGCTTTTGGCAACCAAGTACAGCAACTCTTGGCACAACGTTTTCCAGGTAGAAGTTATTGGGCTTGGAACAATGTAGCAGACATCATTCAACAACAAAAAATCATGCAGCTAGCCTCTCAAGCGTTAACTGTAGTGGGTGCAATTTCCCTCCTCGTAGGAGGTGTGGGTATTGCCAATATTACGATCGCTTCAGTGATAGAACGCACGCCAGAAATCGGTTTGCGTCGGGCTTTGGGAGCAACTCAGCAAGATATTATGGCGCAATTTATTTTAGAAGTTGCGCTTTTAAGTTTAATCGGCGGGACGATCGCCATAGGGACGGTGCATGGGATTGCTGTTGCTGTCTCCGATACATTTGGCTTGCCCTACCAATTTGAACCCAGTACGGCAAGTCTAGCGCTAGCTTCAGCTTTACTAGTCGGTATGGGTGCTGGTTTTATTCCCGCTCTCCGTGCCAGCCAACTCGATCCAGTCAAAGCTTTGCGATCGGAATAA
- a CDS encoding glycosyltransferase family protein: MSLRIAIAGLAGTYPFGGMFWHYLQYLLGLQRLGHDVLYIEDTGKWCYDPVAKTFVEDGSKNAAFLARELAILDESLSDRWFFRDVTGKTYGRPWHDVVEFCRSADLLLHISAGHWMREENFTNAKVILIDTDPLYTQAGLLTGSPTEVAARVAWWQEHHDVFFSFGENIGAADCQVPCESFDWIPTRQPIVLDCFDRATVPVTERRPVLTTVASWEPKEKGPVVNSVAYTGKSSEFERYMDLPSHSPLPLELALSGSAPVERLQESGWIVRDGYEVSHNPWVYRDYLAHSFGEWSIAKNAYVASQSGWFSCRTASYLALGVPVILQDTGFSKTIPTGEGLLTFTTTAQAAAAIEQLKTNPQRHAKAAREIAQEYFDSDKVLTNLLEKAGNRESVGAGLETRPYGSRGELGELRELRELGEQFQPPATSH, encoded by the coding sequence ATGTCGCTGCGGATTGCGATCGCTGGTTTAGCTGGGACATATCCCTTCGGGGGCATGTTTTGGCATTACTTACAATACTTACTCGGATTGCAACGGCTCGGTCACGATGTCCTATATATAGAAGATACGGGTAAATGGTGTTACGACCCAGTTGCAAAAACATTTGTTGAGGATGGGTCGAAAAACGCTGCCTTTTTAGCGCGAGAACTAGCCATTTTAGATGAGAGTTTGAGCGATCGCTGGTTTTTTCGCGACGTAACTGGTAAGACCTACGGTCGTCCTTGGCACGATGTTGTCGAGTTCTGCCGCAGTGCCGACCTGTTACTCCACATTTCTGCTGGGCATTGGATGCGCGAAGAAAATTTTACCAATGCCAAAGTCATCTTAATCGATACCGATCCCTTATATACCCAAGCTGGACTGCTGACTGGTTCCCCTACGGAAGTCGCAGCCCGCGTTGCTTGGTGGCAGGAACATCACGACGTTTTCTTCAGCTTTGGCGAAAATATTGGCGCTGCTGATTGTCAAGTTCCCTGCGAATCATTTGACTGGATACCCACACGCCAACCCATCGTATTAGATTGCTTCGACCGAGCAACCGTACCAGTCACAGAGCGGCGACCCGTGTTGACAACCGTTGCATCGTGGGAACCGAAAGAAAAGGGTCCGGTAGTCAACAGCGTTGCTTATACCGGAAAAAGTAGCGAATTCGAGCGCTACATGGATTTACCATCTCACAGTCCGCTACCACTCGAATTAGCTTTGAGCGGTTCCGCCCCGGTCGAGAGGCTGCAAGAATCCGGTTGGATCGTGCGTGATGGCTACGAAGTTTCCCACAACCCTTGGGTCTACCGAGATTATCTCGCTCATTCCTTTGGCGAGTGGAGTATTGCCAAGAACGCTTACGTTGCCAGTCAAAGCGGCTGGTTTTCTTGTCGTACAGCCAGCTACCTCGCCCTTGGCGTACCAGTCATTTTACAAGATACAGGATTTAGCAAAACCATTCCCACTGGAGAAGGGTTATTAACATTTACAACCACAGCTCAAGCAGCAGCGGCAATTGAGCAATTAAAAACCAACCCGCAGCGACACGCCAAAGCCGCCAGAGAAATCGCCCAAGAGTATTTTGACTCGGATAAGGTGCTGACAAATTTGCTCGAAAAAGCAGGGAATCGGGAGTCGGTAGGGGCGGGTTTGGAAACCCGCCCGTACGGGAGTCGGGGAGAGCTGGGGGAGCTGAGGGAGCTGAGGGAGCTGGGGGAGCAATTCCAGCCACCAGCCACTAGTCACTGA
- a CDS encoding class I SAM-dependent methyltransferase has protein sequence MNSSCCRFCGSLLRHSFVDLGMSPLCESYITPAQLNQMEPFYPLHVYVCDRCFLVQLLEYVSPSDIFSHYAYFSSYSDTWLQHVRDYTDKMIGRWGLHEQSQVVEIASNDGYLLQYFVAQGIPVLGIEPAVNVAKVAQEKGISTVVKFFGQHTARELAAKGKQADLLLGNNVLAHVPDLNDFVAGMKILLKPEGVITMEFPHLMRLMEGNQFDTIYHEHFSYLSFLTVEKVFATHGLTIFDVEQLSTHGGSLRIYVSHAEDTSKSISQQVKALRSEEKVTGFTTLEHYFSFAQKVKETKFKLLDFLITAKKQGKSIVGYGAPGKGNTLLNYCGIRTDFIDYTVDRSSFKQGKLLPGTRIPIFNPNKILETKPDYLLILPWNLQNEIMEQMAYIRDWGGKFVVPIPEVTVY, from the coding sequence ATGAATAGCTCGTGCTGTCGTTTCTGTGGCTCCTTGCTGAGACATAGCTTTGTCGATCTAGGAATGTCACCATTGTGCGAGAGCTACATAACACCTGCTCAGCTCAACCAGATGGAGCCATTTTACCCACTGCATGTGTACGTATGCGATCGCTGTTTTTTAGTCCAGCTTCTAGAGTATGTCAGTCCGAGTGACATCTTCAGTCACTATGCATACTTCTCGTCCTACTCCGATACCTGGCTGCAACACGTTCGAGATTACACTGATAAAATGATAGGACGTTGGGGATTGCACGAACAGAGCCAAGTTGTGGAAATTGCGAGTAATGATGGTTATTTACTGCAATACTTTGTGGCTCAAGGGATACCTGTTTTAGGCATAGAACCAGCAGTAAATGTAGCTAAAGTAGCACAGGAAAAAGGTATTTCTACAGTTGTCAAGTTTTTTGGGCAACATACAGCGCGAGAGTTAGCAGCAAAGGGAAAACAAGCCGATTTACTTTTAGGTAATAACGTGTTAGCTCACGTACCCGATTTAAATGATTTTGTGGCTGGAATGAAAATTTTGCTCAAGCCAGAGGGAGTTATTACAATGGAATTCCCTCATTTAATGCGGTTAATGGAGGGAAATCAGTTTGATACTATTTACCACGAACACTTTTCTTATCTTTCCTTTCTCACGGTTGAGAAAGTTTTTGCTACCCACGGATTAACCATTTTTGATGTAGAACAGTTATCAACTCACGGCGGTTCCCTCAGAATTTATGTCAGTCATGCTGAAGACACGTCAAAATCGATTAGTCAACAAGTGAAGGCGTTAAGATCTGAAGAGAAAGTTACTGGATTTACAACTCTAGAGCATTATTTCTCTTTTGCCCAAAAGGTTAAAGAAACCAAGTTTAAGCTATTAGATTTTTTAATTACAGCGAAAAAGCAAGGCAAATCTATTGTTGGTTATGGCGCTCCAGGCAAAGGCAACACGCTCTTGAATTATTGTGGAATTCGCACGGATTTTATTGATTATACTGTCGATCGCAGTTCTTTTAAACAAGGTAAATTATTACCAGGAACTCGCATTCCTATTTTTAACCCCAACAAAATTTTGGAGACAAAGCCAGACTATCTTTTAATTTTGCCTTGGAATCTTCAGAATGAAATCATGGAGCAAATGGCATATATTCGTGATTGGGGTGGTAAGTTTGTTGTACCAATACCTGAAGTAACTGTTTATTAA